In Dysgonomonadaceae bacterium PH5-43, a single window of DNA contains:
- a CDS encoding UDP-3-O-[3-hydroxymyristoyl] N-acetylglucosamine deacetylase/3-hydroxyacyl-[acyl-carrier-protein] dehydratase (product_source=KO:K16363; cath_funfam=3.10.129.10,3.30.1700.10,3.30.230.20; cog=COG0764,COG0774; ko=KO:K16363; pfam=PF03331,PF07977; superfamily=54211,54637; tigrfam=TIGR00325,TIGR01750), which translates to MTNNKQHTLKESFALEGKGLHTGLKINIKFNPAPDNFGYKVKRIDLPDQPVIDALAENVAQTQRGTVLSKGDVQVSTVEHAMAALYAMQIDNCLIEVDAPEFPIIDGSAMKYVEEIERVGLLEQKTERDFYIIKNKIEVKDEETGSSIVVLPDDQFVVNTLISFDSAILDSQYATLDKIEDFKEEIAASRTFVFVREIEPLLANNLIKGGDLNNAIVIYERQISQDRFDQLADKMKVDHKDASKLGYIMNIPLAYPNEPARHKLLDIVGDLALIGKPIRGRVIATCPGHKINNQLARLIRKDIKLNEVQAPEYDPNVAPIMDINRIKELLPHRYPFLLVEKIIEVGSNHIVGVKNVSVNEPFFQGHFPEEPVMPGVLLIESMAQVGGLLVLNQVEEAHRYSTYFMKIDAVKFRQKVVPGDTLIFRLEFISEIRRGIANMKGYCFVGEKLVCEAEFMAQIIKNK; encoded by the coding sequence ATGACTAATAATAAACAACATACACTAAAAGAAAGCTTTGCTTTAGAAGGAAAAGGTTTACATACAGGGTTGAAAATAAATATAAAATTTAATCCAGCTCCTGATAATTTCGGATATAAAGTTAAAAGAATAGATTTGCCAGATCAACCAGTTATTGATGCTCTGGCTGAAAATGTAGCTCAAACTCAAAGAGGAACTGTTTTATCTAAAGGAGATGTGCAGGTTAGTACGGTCGAGCACGCAATGGCGGCTTTGTATGCAATGCAAATAGATAACTGTTTAATAGAAGTTGATGCTCCCGAATTTCCTATCATAGACGGAAGTGCGATGAAATATGTGGAAGAGATAGAGCGTGTAGGTTTATTAGAACAAAAAACAGAGCGTGATTTTTACATTATAAAAAATAAGATAGAGGTAAAAGATGAAGAAACAGGTTCTTCTATAGTTGTTTTACCAGACGATCAGTTTGTAGTAAATACTTTAATCTCTTTCGATTCAGCAATATTGGATAGTCAGTATGCTACACTTGATAAAATAGAAGATTTTAAAGAAGAGATAGCAGCAAGTCGTACTTTTGTATTTGTTCGCGAAATAGAACCTCTACTTGCAAATAACCTTATTAAAGGCGGAGACTTAAACAATGCTATAGTTATTTATGAAAGGCAAATAAGTCAAGACCGTTTCGACCAACTTGCCGACAAGATGAAAGTTGATCATAAAGATGCTTCTAAATTGGGCTACATAATGAATATTCCGTTGGCTTATCCTAACGAACCTGCTCGTCATAAACTATTAGATATAGTAGGAGATTTAGCTTTAATAGGTAAACCAATTAGAGGTCGAGTAATTGCTACTTGTCCAGGACATAAAATCAATAATCAGTTGGCTCGTCTTATAAGAAAAGATATAAAGCTTAATGAAGTGCAAGCTCCTGAGTATGATCCTAATGTGGCTCCTATAATGGATATTAATAGAATAAAGGAATTATTGCCTCATCGTTACCCTTTCTTATTGGTAGAGAAAATAATAGAAGTAGGTAGTAATCATATTGTAGGTGTGAAAAATGTTTCGGTAAACGAACCATTCTTTCAAGGCCATTTCCCTGAAGAGCCAGTAATGCCAGGTGTTCTTTTGATAGAGTCAATGGCACAAGTGGGAGGATTATTAGTCCTTAATCAGGTTGAAGAAGCGCATCGTTATTCTACTTATTTTATGAAAATAGATGCTGTAAAGTTTCGTCAGAAAGTTGTGCCAGGCGATACTTTAATATTCCGATTAGAGTTTATTTCTGAAATAAGAAGAGGTATAGCAAATATGAAAGGCTACTGTTTTGTTGGCGAGAAATTGGTTTGTGAAGCTGAGTTTATGGCACAAATTATAAAAAACAAATAA
- a CDS encoding UDP-3-O-[3-hydroxymyristoyl] glucosamine N-acyltransferase (product_source=KO:K02536; cath_funfam=2.160.10.10; cog=COG1044; ko=KO:K02536; pfam=PF04613,PF14602; superfamily=51161; tigrfam=TIGR01853): MAMEFSAQQIAHVLNGKVEGEADVKVNNFSKIEEGKPGTLTFLANPKYSPYLYETKASIALVNDDFVLEKEIPTSLTLIRVPNAYAALAQLLNLVDQTRAKKQGIHSMAFISSSADVPEQEVYIGAFAYIGENVKIGNNVAIYPNVYIGDNVSIGDNTILYSGVNVYDNCNIGKDCIIHSGAVIGSDGFGFAKEGDTYKKIPQLGNVIIEDNVEIGANTTIDRAVMDSTIIKKGVKMDNLVQVAHNVEVGENTAMAAQVGISGSTKVGKDCIVGGQVGLGGHIKIGDGVSIGAQAGIISNIDSGRSIIGSPAINVRDFFKSSIIFPKLPDLYRQINQMQKELDSLKKEIQKNND; the protein is encoded by the coding sequence ATGGCTATGGAGTTTAGTGCTCAACAAATAGCTCACGTCCTAAACGGAAAGGTAGAGGGCGAGGCAGATGTAAAGGTTAATAACTTCTCTAAAATAGAAGAGGGGAAGCCTGGGACGCTTACTTTTTTGGCGAATCCGAAATATTCGCCGTACCTATATGAAACTAAAGCAAGTATAGCTTTAGTAAACGATGACTTTGTTCTCGAAAAAGAAATTCCAACCTCGTTGACTTTAATAAGAGTTCCAAATGCTTATGCGGCATTAGCTCAACTTCTGAATTTGGTAGATCAAACAAGAGCGAAAAAACAAGGTATTCACTCTATGGCGTTTATAAGTTCTTCGGCAGATGTTCCAGAGCAAGAGGTTTATATAGGAGCGTTTGCCTATATAGGAGAGAATGTAAAGATAGGGAATAATGTGGCAATATATCCTAATGTTTATATTGGAGATAATGTTTCTATAGGAGACAATACAATCCTTTATTCAGGTGTTAATGTTTATGACAACTGTAACATAGGTAAAGATTGTATTATTCATTCAGGGGCGGTAATAGGTTCTGATGGATTTGGTTTTGCTAAAGAAGGCGATACATATAAGAAAATTCCACAACTTGGTAATGTTATTATTGAAGACAACGTTGAGATAGGAGCGAATACAACAATCGATAGGGCGGTTATGGATTCTACAATTATAAAAAAAGGCGTTAAGATGGATAATCTTGTCCAAGTAGCCCATAATGTAGAAGTTGGCGAAAATACCGCTATGGCTGCTCAGGTGGGAATATCAGGCTCTACCAAAGTAGGTAAAGATTGTATTGTTGGCGGTCAAGTAGGATTAGGAGGGCATATCAAAATAGGAGATGGCGTAAGCATCGGTGCTCAAGCCGGAATTATATCTAATATAGATTCAGGAAGAAGTATAATTGGAAGTCCAGCTATAAATGTGAGAGACTTTTTTAAGTCAAGCATCATATTTCCTAAGCTGCCAGACTTATATAGACAAATAAATCAAATGCAAAAAGAATTAGATTCGTTAAAAAAAGAAATACAAAAAAACAATGACTAA
- a CDS encoding HD superfamily phosphohydrolase (product_source=COG1078; cath_funfam=1.10.3210.10; cog=COG1078; ko=KO:K06885; pfam=PF01966,PF19276; smart=SM00471; superfamily=109604), whose product MDNKRKIINDPVFGFININDEFIYALIQHPYFQRLTRIRQLGLTHLVYPGAQHTRMAHSLGAMYLMSEAISQLRLKGNEITNEEAQGALACILLHDLGHGPFSHVLEYTLVKNITHEEISLLLMNKMNEEMGGKLSLAISIFKNEYPKKFLHQLVSGQLDVDRLDYLRRDSFFTGVHEGNIGSARIIKMMNLKDGKLVIEAKGIYSIENFLMARRLMYWQVYLHKTAVAAEKMLVNILKRAHLMALEGKELFASPALKYFLYNSVDKHSLYNNSQSLKYFTELDDSDIWSALKAWANHSDKILSVLSKNLLDRTLFKIEIKQEPFDKEYLEKKKKEFSLRFNISEEEASYFISSDEVSTNMYNEADDSIDILYKDGTTKDIAEASDMLNIQLLSKKVKKYYFCFLRDSK is encoded by the coding sequence ATGGATAACAAGCGAAAAATAATAAACGACCCAGTATTTGGATTCATTAACATAAACGATGAGTTCATATATGCTCTTATTCAACACCCTTATTTTCAGCGTCTGACTCGTATAAGACAATTAGGGCTTACTCATCTTGTTTATCCGGGAGCGCAACATACTCGTATGGCTCACTCGTTAGGAGCGATGTATCTTATGAGCGAGGCTATATCTCAGTTACGCTTAAAAGGTAATGAAATTACAAACGAGGAAGCTCAAGGGGCTTTGGCCTGTATATTATTGCACGATTTAGGGCATGGGCCTTTTTCTCATGTCTTGGAATATACCTTAGTGAAGAATATTACTCACGAAGAAATATCTTTACTGTTAATGAATAAAATGAATGAAGAGATGGGAGGAAAGTTAAGTCTGGCAATCTCTATCTTCAAAAATGAATATCCTAAAAAATTTCTTCATCAATTAGTTAGTGGACAGTTAGATGTTGACCGTCTTGATTATTTAAGGCGCGATAGTTTCTTTACTGGAGTACACGAAGGTAATATAGGTTCGGCTCGAATAATTAAAATGATGAATCTAAAAGATGGGAAGTTAGTTATTGAGGCAAAAGGGATATATTCAATCGAAAACTTTTTGATGGCACGCCGTCTGATGTATTGGCAAGTTTATTTGCACAAAACAGCAGTCGCAGCAGAAAAGATGCTTGTGAACATTCTTAAAAGAGCTCACTTGATGGCTCTTGAAGGCAAAGAATTGTTTGCTTCTCCAGCATTAAAATATTTTCTTTATAATTCAGTAGACAAACACTCTCTCTATAATAATTCGCAATCGTTGAAATATTTTACGGAATTAGATGATAGCGATATTTGGTCGGCATTGAAGGCTTGGGCTAATCATTCCGACAAAATACTGTCTGTTTTAAGCAAAAATCTATTAGATAGAACTTTGTTTAAGATAGAAATCAAGCAAGAACCTTTTGATAAAGAGTATCTGGAGAAAAAGAAAAAAGAATTTTCTTTGAGATTTAATATCTCGGAAGAGGAAGCTTCCTACTTTATTTCTTCAGACGAAGTTTCTACTAATATGTACAATGAGGCTGATGATTCAATAGATATTTTATATAAAGACGGTACTACAAAAGACATTGCGGAAGCTTCGGATATGTTGAATATTCAGTTGCTTTCGAAAAAAGTTAAAAAGTATTACTTTTGTTTCTTGCGTGATTCAAAATAA
- a CDS encoding orotidine-5'-phosphate decarboxylase (product_source=KO:K01591; cath_funfam=3.20.20.70; cog=COG0284; ko=KO:K01591; pfam=PF00215; smart=SM00934; superfamily=51366; tigrfam=TIGR02127): MTKQELFNNILRKKSFLCVGLDTDIKKIPSFLLTEEDPIFSFNKAIIDATQAYCVAYKPNLAFYESLGVKGQISLEKTVEYIKSNYPDQFIIADAKRGDIGNTSEMYARAIFDYSDFDAVTVAPYMGEDSVKPFLVYPNKWVILLALTSNKGSQDFQLMEDANGERLFERVLRKSQEWTNDEQMMYVVGATQGKMFEDIRKAAPNHFLLVPGVGAQGGSLEEVAKYGMNKQCGLLVNSSRQIIYADSTERFAEAASEEAKKVQEEMSEYLKWITSEK; the protein is encoded by the coding sequence ATGACTAAACAAGAATTATTCAATAACATTTTAAGGAAAAAATCATTCCTCTGTGTAGGATTAGATACAGATATAAAAAAAATACCTTCGTTCCTTTTGACGGAAGAAGATCCAATCTTTTCATTTAATAAAGCTATTATTGATGCAACTCAAGCTTATTGTGTGGCTTATAAGCCTAATCTTGCTTTTTATGAAAGCTTAGGAGTTAAGGGACAGATTAGCTTGGAAAAAACAGTTGAATATATTAAATCGAATTATCCAGATCAGTTTATTATAGCTGATGCTAAAAGGGGTGATATAGGAAATACTTCGGAAATGTACGCTCGTGCAATATTCGATTACTCTGATTTTGATGCAGTAACTGTAGCTCCTTATATGGGAGAGGACAGTGTTAAGCCGTTTCTTGTATATCCAAATAAATGGGTTATTTTGTTGGCACTAACATCAAATAAAGGTTCGCAAGATTTTCAATTAATGGAAGATGCTAATGGGGAAAGACTTTTCGAAAGAGTATTGAGAAAATCTCAAGAATGGACAAACGACGAACAAATGATGTATGTGGTAGGAGCTACGCAAGGTAAGATGTTTGAAGATATTCGTAAAGCAGCACCTAATCATTTCCTTTTAGTTCCAGGTGTTGGGGCGCAAGGTGGAAGTTTAGAGGAAGTAGCAAAATATGGAATGAACAAACAATGTGGTTTGCTGGTAAATTCTTCTCGTCAAATTATTTATGCTGATAGTACTGAGCGTTTTGCGGAAGCCGCTTCTGAGGAGGCTAAGAAAGTTCAGGAAGAAATGTCGGAATATCTGAAATGGATAACAAGCGAAAAATAA
- a CDS encoding peptide chain release factor 1 (product_source=KO:K02835; cath_funfam=1.20.58.410,3.30.160.20; cog=COG0216; ko=KO:K02835; pfam=PF00472,PF03462; smart=SM00937; superfamily=75620; tigrfam=TIGR00019), translated as MSQSSLLDKLDVLVVRFEEIGKLITDPAVIADMKRFVKLNKEYRDLEKISGARDRYKQLLDGIDEAKNILETESDSELREMAKAELEDCTLKLPELEEEIKLLLVPADPEDCKNAIVEIRGGTGGDEAAIFAGDLYKMYSKYCESKGWKVSVTSFSEGTLGGYKEIIFSVTGENVYGILKYESGVHRVQRIPVTETQGRVHTSAATVAVLPEADEFDVEIKESDIRVDTFCSSGAGGQSVNTTYSAIRLVHIPTGVTVQSQDERSQLKNKAKAMVELRTRIYNMEHQKYIDEIASKRKTLVSTGDRSAKIRTYNYPQGRVTDHRINYTIYNLPAFVSGDIQGVIDQLIVAENAERLKESEL; from the coding sequence ATGAGTCAGAGCTCTCTCTTAGATAAATTAGATGTGCTAGTTGTGCGTTTCGAGGAAATAGGTAAATTGATTACCGATCCTGCGGTTATCGCTGATATGAAACGATTCGTAAAACTCAATAAGGAATACCGAGACTTGGAGAAAATATCTGGTGCTCGTGATAGATACAAGCAGTTGTTAGATGGCATTGATGAGGCAAAAAACATCTTGGAAACAGAATCGGATTCAGAATTGAGAGAAATGGCTAAGGCAGAATTAGAAGATTGTACTCTGAAATTGCCAGAGCTTGAAGAGGAGATAAAGTTGCTTTTAGTGCCAGCCGATCCTGAGGATTGTAAAAATGCGATTGTTGAAATCAGAGGAGGAACAGGAGGAGATGAGGCTGCTATTTTTGCTGGCGATTTGTATAAAATGTATTCTAAGTATTGCGAATCAAAAGGTTGGAAGGTATCTGTTACAAGTTTTAGCGAAGGGACATTGGGCGGCTATAAAGAAATAATATTTTCAGTAACAGGAGAAAATGTTTATGGAATACTTAAGTATGAATCAGGAGTTCATCGAGTGCAAAGAATACCAGTTACAGAAACACAAGGTAGAGTTCATACTTCGGCAGCAACAGTAGCTGTATTGCCTGAAGCTGATGAGTTTGATGTGGAAATTAAAGAATCGGATATTAGAGTTGACACCTTTTGCTCGTCAGGAGCTGGAGGACAGTCGGTAAACACAACATACTCGGCTATTCGATTAGTGCATATACCTACAGGGGTTACGGTGCAAAGTCAGGACGAAAGGTCGCAGCTTAAAAATAAGGCGAAGGCAATGGTAGAGCTTCGTACGCGCATATACAATATGGAGCATCAGAAATACATAGATGAAATAGCTTCAAAAAGAAAGACTTTAGTGTCGACGGGTGATCGTTCGGCTAAGATAAGAACATATAATTATCCACAAGGACGAGTTACCGATCATAGAATTAATTATACAATATACAATCTGCCTGCTTTTGTAAGTGGAGATATACAAGGGGTGATTGATCAGTTGATAGTTGCAGAAAATGCAGAACGACTGAAAGAAAGCGAACTCTAA
- a CDS encoding putative surface protein with fasciclin (FAS1) repeats (product_source=COG2335; cath_funfam=2.30.180.10; cleavage_site_network=SignalP-noTM; cog=COG2335; pfam=PF02469; smart=SM00554; superfamily=82153): MKNIKKVLLGFFAMTFMFSSCLDEVKTGIETIESVQISDYLDDPENADKYSEFVKLIKSVGMFDLLNVYGRYTCFIPTNEAVRAYYDANVPFEELTDSMRLMIVRNHIISGKVENEPIKTIDFPVGSISSPNMNGYFIRIGIDGNNFTVNGTSRIVERDKEVHNGVIHTVDGILETPTSEVRDVLDTFTDFKLFYEALELTKMIDSIYLTENKNYTYIGKVTDQKSSAPSPLIATPEFCKYGYTVLMESDETFAKKDIETIDDLIAFAEEVYYNLFPLPEDADEAKRIKEDYKDRDNALNRFVSYHMMERMVDVNEFINPKWEDHFVPNTPIREYIEMMMPNSLIEVQKKNIINKNMYLDENDEEVKASFVTITRNIGSVVHVMFHEINNILTYEGVEANVLNKRLRMDCTGMINEFVSNKFRGNQGSGYPYCAVPANYFTSRSKIQYTEETQFQHIGSRGFHNLYGDELLFAGRYDFTLTTPPIPPGRWEIRFSYTPNSVRGVAQIFLNGKPCGIPQDLRMLANNVKIGWIKDSETSDGGVENDKMMRNRGYMKGSSTIINPNDNNIKMRDFRQSLRKIVSVETLEKAQCLQFRVKSVMDNPKLEYMIDYMEFVPSAYLDEEGID, from the coding sequence ATGAAAAACATTAAAAAAGTGTTGTTAGGCTTTTTTGCTATGACATTTATGTTCAGCTCTTGTTTAGATGAGGTGAAGACAGGCATTGAAACTATAGAGTCGGTTCAAATATCAGATTATTTAGATGACCCTGAAAATGCAGATAAATATTCCGAATTTGTAAAACTGATAAAGTCAGTCGGAATGTTCGATTTATTAAATGTTTATGGACGTTATACTTGTTTTATTCCAACTAATGAAGCTGTAAGAGCTTATTATGATGCGAATGTTCCTTTTGAGGAATTGACAGACTCTATGAGACTGATGATTGTTCGCAACCATATTATTTCAGGTAAGGTAGAGAATGAGCCAATTAAAACAATTGATTTTCCTGTAGGTTCTATTTCTTCTCCTAATATGAATGGATATTTTATTCGTATTGGTATTGATGGAAATAATTTTACAGTAAATGGAACATCTCGAATTGTAGAAAGAGACAAAGAGGTTCATAATGGTGTTATTCATACTGTAGATGGAATTTTGGAAACTCCGACTTCGGAAGTTAGAGATGTTTTAGATACGTTTACCGACTTCAAGCTTTTCTATGAGGCTTTGGAATTAACAAAAATGATAGATTCTATCTATTTAACAGAAAACAAAAACTATACTTACATAGGAAAGGTAACAGACCAAAAGAGCTCGGCTCCTTCTCCTTTAATTGCAACTCCTGAGTTCTGTAAATATGGTTATACTGTTCTTATGGAAAGTGATGAGACTTTTGCGAAAAAAGACATTGAAACAATAGACGATCTAATTGCTTTCGCAGAAGAAGTGTATTATAATCTTTTTCCGCTTCCAGAGGATGCTGATGAGGCAAAAAGAATTAAAGAAGATTATAAAGATCGTGATAATGCTCTAAATCGTTTTGTGTCTTACCACATGATGGAAAGAATGGTTGATGTAAACGAATTTATCAATCCTAAATGGGAAGACCATTTTGTTCCGAATACACCTATTAGAGAATATATTGAAATGATGATGCCAAATTCTTTGATAGAAGTACAGAAGAAAAATATTATTAATAAAAATATGTACCTTGATGAGAACGATGAAGAAGTAAAGGCTTCGTTTGTAACCATCACTAGAAATATAGGTAGTGTTGTACACGTTATGTTCCATGAAATTAATAATATATTAACTTATGAAGGCGTAGAAGCTAATGTTTTGAACAAACGTTTAAGAATGGACTGTACAGGTATGATTAATGAATTTGTATCTAATAAGTTTAGAGGAAATCAAGGTAGTGGATACCCTTATTGTGCTGTTCCTGCAAACTATTTTACATCTCGTAGTAAGATACAATATACAGAAGAAACTCAATTTCAACATATAGGTAGTAGAGGTTTTCATAATCTATATGGAGATGAACTTTTATTTGCTGGTCGTTACGACTTTACCTTAACAACACCACCTATACCTCCTGGTCGTTGGGAAATACGTTTCAGTTATACGCCTAACTCTGTTAGAGGTGTTGCTCAGATTTTCCTAAATGGTAAACCTTGTGGTATTCCTCAAGATTTACGTATGTTGGCAAATAATGTTAAGATTGGTTGGATTAAAGATAGCGAAACAAGTGATGGAGGTGTCGAAAATGATAAAATGATGCGTAATAGAGGTTATATGAAAGGCTCTTCAACTATTATTAATCCCAATGATAATAATATAAAGATGAGAGACTTCAGACAGTCTTTACGTAAAATCGTATCAGTAGAAACATTAGAAAAAGCTCAATGCTTACAGTTTAGAGTTAAATCTGTGATGGATAATCCTAAATTGGAGTATATGATAGATTATATGGAGTTTGTTCCTTCTGCTTATCTTGATGAAGAAGGTATCGATTAA
- a CDS encoding putative surface protein with fasciclin (FAS1) repeats (product_source=COG2335; cath_funfam=2.30.180.10; cleavage_site_network=SignalP-noTM; cog=COG2335; pfam=PF02469; smart=SM00554; superfamily=82153; transmembrane_helix_parts=Inside_1_6,TMhelix_7_26,Outside_27_627), with translation MMKNVKFKSAAFAITLFGFLLVSLGFSSCEDSVKDGIGTIESVQVSDYLADPENAHLYSEFVTLIKAAGMFDLLNAYGVYTCFVPTNEAIQAYYDANETSFEELTDSARLVIVRNHIISAAAGNDPIETVDFPIGSISVPNMNGNFIRIAIEGKYFWVNGDAGIIKKDNVVHNGVVHTINKVLEAPSSAVKDALVEYEGFELFCKALEFTGLVDSLSLTENKDYTYIGKVVDQKPYNNGALMKTPEFCKYGYTVFMESDETLKANGIVDSVSLVAYAERVYYNLFPLPEDQDEAERIKADYTDRNNAVNRFVAYHMMNRMADVNEFINPKWEDYYTPGAPIFEYVEMMMPNSLIEVSKGNIINKNMYDASAPQVKILSNIGSLVHVMFHEIDNILTYEGVESNVLNKRLRMDCASMMPELITNKMRGDQGYGFSNVVIPPSFFSKNKVSYSEDTQFQYIGSSAWTNMYGDEMLFVGKYDVSITTPPIPPGRWEVRLGYSVSGRRGVAQIFLNGKPCGIPQDLRIGGTNAKIGWTNPNDESDGGIQTDKMMRNRGYMRASSVMKTPSGNNSFRYNQAVLRKIISVVELQEAQPLVVKVKSVMDDTTTEYMVDYMEFVPSSYIDEEGID, from the coding sequence ATGATGAAAAACGTAAAATTTAAAAGTGCTGCATTTGCGATAACACTGTTTGGTTTTTTATTGGTGTCCTTAGGATTTAGTTCGTGTGAGGATAGTGTGAAAGATGGAATAGGAACTATAGAGTCGGTTCAGGTATCAGATTATTTAGCAGATCCTGAAAATGCTCATCTTTATTCTGAATTTGTAACTTTAATAAAAGCTGCAGGTATGTTCGACTTGTTAAATGCTTATGGCGTTTATACTTGTTTCGTGCCAACGAATGAAGCTATTCAAGCTTATTATGATGCAAATGAAACTTCTTTTGAAGAATTAACAGATTCGGCAAGATTGGTAATTGTTCGTAATCATATTATTTCGGCGGCTGCAGGTAATGATCCTATAGAAACTGTAGATTTCCCTATTGGTTCTATTTCTGTTCCTAATATGAACGGAAACTTTATCCGTATAGCAATAGAAGGAAAATATTTTTGGGTAAATGGAGATGCTGGAATAATAAAGAAAGATAATGTTGTTCATAATGGTGTTGTGCATACAATTAATAAGGTGTTAGAAGCTCCGAGTTCTGCAGTTAAAGACGCTTTGGTAGAGTACGAAGGTTTTGAACTATTTTGTAAAGCTCTTGAATTTACAGGTTTGGTAGACTCTTTGAGTTTAACAGAAAATAAAGATTATACATATATAGGTAAAGTAGTTGACCAAAAACCATATAACAATGGAGCTCTTATGAAAACTCCTGAGTTTTGTAAGTATGGTTATACTGTATTTATGGAAAGTGATGAAACTCTTAAAGCTAATGGTATTGTCGATTCTGTTAGTTTAGTAGCCTATGCGGAAAGAGTGTATTATAATCTTTTCCCTCTTCCTGAAGATCAAGACGAAGCGGAAAGAATTAAAGCAGACTATACAGACCGTAATAATGCTGTAAATCGTTTTGTTGCTTATCATATGATGAACAGAATGGCTGATGTTAACGAGTTTATCAATCCTAAATGGGAAGATTATTATACTCCTGGCGCGCCTATTTTTGAGTATGTTGAAATGATGATGCCAAACTCTTTAATAGAGGTGTCTAAAGGTAATATTATTAATAAAAATATGTACGACGCAAGTGCTCCACAAGTGAAAATATTGTCAAATATAGGGAGTCTTGTTCACGTTATGTTTCATGAGATTGATAATATTTTGACTTATGAAGGTGTAGAATCTAACGTGTTGAATAAACGTCTTAGAATGGACTGTGCGAGTATGATGCCTGAACTTATTACTAATAAGATGAGAGGAGATCAAGGTTATGGTTTCTCTAATGTTGTAATACCTCCAAGTTTTTTCTCTAAAAACAAGGTTTCTTACTCTGAAGATACTCAGTTTCAATATATAGGTAGTTCTGCCTGGACTAATATGTATGGAGATGAAATGCTTTTCGTAGGAAAATATGATGTGTCTATAACAACACCTCCTATTCCTCCCGGACGTTGGGAAGTTCGTTTAGGTTATTCGGTTAGCGGTCGTCGAGGAGTGGCGCAGATATTCTTAAATGGTAAACCATGCGGTATTCCTCAGGATTTGCGTATTGGTGGTACTAATGCTAAAATTGGCTGGACAAATCCTAATGATGAGTCTGACGGAGGAATACAAACCGATAAGATGATGCGTAATAGAGGGTATATGAGAGCTTCTTCTGTTATGAAAACTCCTTCGGGTAACAATAGTTTTAGATATAATCAGGCTGTTCTAAGAAAAATTATATCTGTAGTTGAATTACAAGAAGCTCAACCTCTTGTAGTAAAAGTTAAATCTGTAATGGACGACACAACAACGGAGTATATGGTAGATTATATGGAGTTTGTTCCATCATCGTATATTGATGAAGAAGGTATCGATTAA